The following coding sequences are from one Corticium candelabrum chromosome 20, ooCorCand1.1, whole genome shotgun sequence window:
- the LOC134195507 gene encoding uncharacterized protein LOC134195507 isoform X3, with amino-acid sequence MTSEQSNGRLGLCLRSNKRRSPMDGSAASLLTSSSHELHHTFPVVVQPSALSAPQPLHTSSSASHSSHSSHSHFQPISVRGADDKLLPTPQILTTSAAVLKPPNAFLRTSVSSNSKKEVTEQSSSQLNVSSSSLFHVSQPIVTTTTLSSQQSNNLISAFSNLSISQGPDGESNRNEHKQGIEVNLKQTSPTNTSFPFASTLPIGSTFSFSSAESSAPLQAGGRRVKSAVRKLRPIQQQISKPKIGDTSPVASLPGASPVASLPGTSPVASLPGTSPVASLPGTSPVASLPGQDGRNFRYSDVTDDEDNCFAGQNVLSVLNEEAASRGVSFEFADWERFGPSHLPTFTVQLTFGKITAEGVGAGKKAAKEDAARRVLKQLTRRMCYLKGKSFTPNGLLQNPVGSLQEYVAKRHQPQPEYAEISKSGQDHAPVYKISCQVFGQIYIGTASNKKEAKSNAAQAALDDIVGSNKMSNQSKNIATSKGTTTTKRPVMKLTRRPVIKLTDDSQSEDEEIQGQEVSHDVLATKQSEAETVNKMVKKAYETGCVRPVDGCRALQYEDTLRELANFLGYRLTSSTFSPVPCQILHRYFTLFFNWDNGTS; translated from the exons ATGACTTCAGAGCAGTCAAATGGAAGGTTGGGACTTTGTCTTCGCAGCAATAAGCGACGGTCGCCAATGGATGGTTCTGCGGCATCTCTTCTGACTTCTTCGTCCCATGAATTGCATCACACGTTTCCTGTTGTTGTGCAGCCTTCTGCCTTATCCGCCCCGCAGCCACTACATACATCATCATCAGCTTCACATTCTTCACATTCTTCACATTCCCATTTCCAGCCTATTTCTGTTCGAGGTGCAGATGACAAATTGTTGCCAACTCCACAGATTCTCACGACATCAGCTGCAGTCCTGAAACCTCCAAATGCTTTTCTTCGTACTTCAGTTTCATCGAATTCAAAGAAGGAAGTCACTGAGCAGTCTTCCAGTCAATTGAATGTATCTTCTTCATCTTTATTTCACGTTTCTCAGCCGATTGTTACTACGACGACCCTATCATCTCAACAGTCTAACAATCTCATCTCAGCATTTTCAAACTTGTCAATATCGCAAGGAccagatggagaaagcaataGGAATGAACACAAACAAGGAATTGAAGTCAATCTAAAGCAAACGTCACCAACTAACACATCCTTTCCTTTTGCCTCAACTCTTCCCATTGGTTcaactttttctttttcttctgcTGAATCGTCTGCACCATTGCAAGCTGGCGGCAGACGAGTGAAATCTGCCGTGAGAAAACTACGTCCCATTCAGCAGCAAATTTCTAAGCCAAAAATCGGAGATACATCACCAGTTGCATCACTACCTGGTGCATCACCAGTTGCATCACTACCTGGTACATCACCAGTTGCATCTCTACCTGGTACATCACCAGTTGCATCTCTACCTGGTACATCACCAGTTGCATCTCTACCTGGACAAGATGGAAGGAACTTTAGGTACAGTGATGTCACAGATGATGAAGACAATTGTTTTGCTGGACAGAATGTACTGAGTGTGTTGAATGAAGAAGCTGCATCTCGTGGTGTCAGTTTTGAATTTGCAGATTGGGAAAGATTTGGTCCATCACACTTGCCAACATTCACAGTACAACTGACATTTGGTAAAATTACAGCAGAAGGAGTTGGAGCTGGAAAGAAAGCTGCAAAAGAGGATGCTGCACGTAGAGTTCTCAAGCAGCTGACCCGAAGGATGTGCTATTTAAAAGGCAAAAGTTTCACGCCCAATGGACTACTACAAAATCCAGTTGGTTCTTTACAAGAGTATGTGGCAAAACGGCATCAACCTCAGCCTGAATACGCGGAAATATCCAAATCAGGCCAAGATCATGCACCCGTTTACAAAATTTCTTGTCAAGTGTTTGGACAGATTTACATCGGAACAGCAAGTAATAAGAAGGAGGCCAAGTCCAATGCTGCACAAGCTGCACTAGATGACATTGTTGGAAGCAACAAGATGAGCAATCAGTCGAAAAATATTGCCACAAGCAAAGGCACAACAACAACGAAACGTCCAGTTATGAAATTGACAAGACGTCCAGTTATAAAATTGACTGACGACAGTCAGAGTGAAGATGAAGAGATACAAGGACAGGAGGTCTCTCATGACGTTTTGGCTACTAAACAATCAGAAGCAGAAACTGTAAACAAAATGGTTAAAAAAGCGTACGAAACTGGCTGTGTACGTCCTGTGGATGGTTGTCGTGCATTACAATATGAAGACACGCTTAGAGAGCTGGCAAACTTTCTTGGATATCGGCTAACGTCCTCGACATTCTCACCG GTACCTTGTCAAATCCTTCACCGTTATTTTACCTTATTTTTCAACTGGGACAATGGAACGAGTTGA
- the LOC134195507 gene encoding uncharacterized protein LOC134195507 isoform X1, protein MTSEQSNGRLGLCLRSNKRRSPMDGSAASLLTSSSHELHHTFPVVVQPSALSAPQPLHTSSSASHSSHSSHSHFQPISVRGADDKLLPTPQILTTSAAVLKPPNAFLRTSVSSNSKKEVTEQSSSQLNVSSSSLFHVSQPIVTTTTLSSQQSNNLISAFSNLSISQGPDGESNRNEHKQGIEVNLKQTSPTNTSFPFASTLPIGSTFSFSSAESSAPLQAGGRRVKSAVRKLRPIQQQISKPKIGDTSPVASLPGASPVASLPGTSPVASLPGTSPVASLPGTSPVASLPGQDGRNFRYSDVTDDEDNCFAGQNVLSVLNEEAASRGVSFEFADWERFGPSHLPTFTVQLTFGKITAEGVGAGKKAAKEDAARRVLKQLTRRMCYLKGKSFTPNGLLQNPVGSLQEYVAKRHQPQPEYAEISKSGQDHAPVYKISCQVFGQIYIGTASNKKEAKSNAAQAALDDIVGSNKMSNQSKNIATSKGTTTTKRPVMKLTRRPVIKLTDDSQSEDEEIQGQEVSHDVLATKQSEAETVNKMVKKAYETGCVRPVDGCRALQYEDTLRELANFLGYRLTSSTFSPDHETEMVAVVMTLHLNEDTPLICQHSSSKATEKEARNDAALSILLSLTATNDPTKQQSF, encoded by the exons ATGACTTCAGAGCAGTCAAATGGAAGGTTGGGACTTTGTCTTCGCAGCAATAAGCGACGGTCGCCAATGGATGGTTCTGCGGCATCTCTTCTGACTTCTTCGTCCCATGAATTGCATCACACGTTTCCTGTTGTTGTGCAGCCTTCTGCCTTATCCGCCCCGCAGCCACTACATACATCATCATCAGCTTCACATTCTTCACATTCTTCACATTCCCATTTCCAGCCTATTTCTGTTCGAGGTGCAGATGACAAATTGTTGCCAACTCCACAGATTCTCACGACATCAGCTGCAGTCCTGAAACCTCCAAATGCTTTTCTTCGTACTTCAGTTTCATCGAATTCAAAGAAGGAAGTCACTGAGCAGTCTTCCAGTCAATTGAATGTATCTTCTTCATCTTTATTTCACGTTTCTCAGCCGATTGTTACTACGACGACCCTATCATCTCAACAGTCTAACAATCTCATCTCAGCATTTTCAAACTTGTCAATATCGCAAGGAccagatggagaaagcaataGGAATGAACACAAACAAGGAATTGAAGTCAATCTAAAGCAAACGTCACCAACTAACACATCCTTTCCTTTTGCCTCAACTCTTCCCATTGGTTcaactttttctttttcttctgcTGAATCGTCTGCACCATTGCAAGCTGGCGGCAGACGAGTGAAATCTGCCGTGAGAAAACTACGTCCCATTCAGCAGCAAATTTCTAAGCCAAAAATCGGAGATACATCACCAGTTGCATCACTACCTGGTGCATCACCAGTTGCATCACTACCTGGTACATCACCAGTTGCATCTCTACCTGGTACATCACCAGTTGCATCTCTACCTGGTACATCACCAGTTGCATCTCTACCTGGACAAGATGGAAGGAACTTTAGGTACAGTGATGTCACAGATGATGAAGACAATTGTTTTGCTGGACAGAATGTACTGAGTGTGTTGAATGAAGAAGCTGCATCTCGTGGTGTCAGTTTTGAATTTGCAGATTGGGAAAGATTTGGTCCATCACACTTGCCAACATTCACAGTACAACTGACATTTGGTAAAATTACAGCAGAAGGAGTTGGAGCTGGAAAGAAAGCTGCAAAAGAGGATGCTGCACGTAGAGTTCTCAAGCAGCTGACCCGAAGGATGTGCTATTTAAAAGGCAAAAGTTTCACGCCCAATGGACTACTACAAAATCCAGTTGGTTCTTTACAAGAGTATGTGGCAAAACGGCATCAACCTCAGCCTGAATACGCGGAAATATCCAAATCAGGCCAAGATCATGCACCCGTTTACAAAATTTCTTGTCAAGTGTTTGGACAGATTTACATCGGAACAGCAAGTAATAAGAAGGAGGCCAAGTCCAATGCTGCACAAGCTGCACTAGATGACATTGTTGGAAGCAACAAGATGAGCAATCAGTCGAAAAATATTGCCACAAGCAAAGGCACAACAACAACGAAACGTCCAGTTATGAAATTGACAAGACGTCCAGTTATAAAATTGACTGACGACAGTCAGAGTGAAGATGAAGAGATACAAGGACAGGAGGTCTCTCATGACGTTTTGGCTACTAAACAATCAGAAGCAGAAACTGTAAACAAAATGGTTAAAAAAGCGTACGAAACTGGCTGTGTACGTCCTGTGGATGGTTGTCGTGCATTACAATATGAAGACACGCTTAGAGAGCTGGCAAACTTTCTTGGATATCGGCTAACGTCCTCGACATTCTCACCG GACCATGAAACCGAAATGGTTGCGGTGGTTATGACTCTTCATCTTAACGAAGATACCCCTCTGATATGCCAACATTCCAGTTCCAAAGCCACAGAGAAAGAGGCACGAAACGATGCTGCATTGAGTATCCTCCTCAGCCTAACAGCCACCAACGATCCTACAAAGCAACAGTCATTCTAA
- the LOC134195507 gene encoding uncharacterized protein LOC134195507 isoform X2 — protein MDGSAASLLTSSSHELHHTFPVVVQPSALSAPQPLHTSSSASHSSHSSHSHFQPISVRGADDKLLPTPQILTTSAAVLKPPNAFLRTSVSSNSKKEVTEQSSSQLNVSSSSLFHVSQPIVTTTTLSSQQSNNLISAFSNLSISQGPDGESNRNEHKQGIEVNLKQTSPTNTSFPFASTLPIGSTFSFSSAESSAPLQAGGRRVKSAVRKLRPIQQQISKPKIGDTSPVASLPGASPVASLPGTSPVASLPGTSPVASLPGTSPVASLPGQDGRNFRYSDVTDDEDNCFAGQNVLSVLNEEAASRGVSFEFADWERFGPSHLPTFTVQLTFGKITAEGVGAGKKAAKEDAARRVLKQLTRRMCYLKGKSFTPNGLLQNPVGSLQEYVAKRHQPQPEYAEISKSGQDHAPVYKISCQVFGQIYIGTASNKKEAKSNAAQAALDDIVGSNKMSNQSKNIATSKGTTTTKRPVMKLTRRPVIKLTDDSQSEDEEIQGQEVSHDVLATKQSEAETVNKMVKKAYETGCVRPVDGCRALQYEDTLRELANFLGYRLTSSTFSPDHETEMVAVVMTLHLNEDTPLICQHSSSKATEKEARNDAALSILLSLTATNDPTKQQSF, from the exons ATGGATGGTTCTGCGGCATCTCTTCTGACTTCTTCGTCCCATGAATTGCATCACACGTTTCCTGTTGTTGTGCAGCCTTCTGCCTTATCCGCCCCGCAGCCACTACATACATCATCATCAGCTTCACATTCTTCACATTCTTCACATTCCCATTTCCAGCCTATTTCTGTTCGAGGTGCAGATGACAAATTGTTGCCAACTCCACAGATTCTCACGACATCAGCTGCAGTCCTGAAACCTCCAAATGCTTTTCTTCGTACTTCAGTTTCATCGAATTCAAAGAAGGAAGTCACTGAGCAGTCTTCCAGTCAATTGAATGTATCTTCTTCATCTTTATTTCACGTTTCTCAGCCGATTGTTACTACGACGACCCTATCATCTCAACAGTCTAACAATCTCATCTCAGCATTTTCAAACTTGTCAATATCGCAAGGAccagatggagaaagcaataGGAATGAACACAAACAAGGAATTGAAGTCAATCTAAAGCAAACGTCACCAACTAACACATCCTTTCCTTTTGCCTCAACTCTTCCCATTGGTTcaactttttctttttcttctgcTGAATCGTCTGCACCATTGCAAGCTGGCGGCAGACGAGTGAAATCTGCCGTGAGAAAACTACGTCCCATTCAGCAGCAAATTTCTAAGCCAAAAATCGGAGATACATCACCAGTTGCATCACTACCTGGTGCATCACCAGTTGCATCACTACCTGGTACATCACCAGTTGCATCTCTACCTGGTACATCACCAGTTGCATCTCTACCTGGTACATCACCAGTTGCATCTCTACCTGGACAAGATGGAAGGAACTTTAGGTACAGTGATGTCACAGATGATGAAGACAATTGTTTTGCTGGACAGAATGTACTGAGTGTGTTGAATGAAGAAGCTGCATCTCGTGGTGTCAGTTTTGAATTTGCAGATTGGGAAAGATTTGGTCCATCACACTTGCCAACATTCACAGTACAACTGACATTTGGTAAAATTACAGCAGAAGGAGTTGGAGCTGGAAAGAAAGCTGCAAAAGAGGATGCTGCACGTAGAGTTCTCAAGCAGCTGACCCGAAGGATGTGCTATTTAAAAGGCAAAAGTTTCACGCCCAATGGACTACTACAAAATCCAGTTGGTTCTTTACAAGAGTATGTGGCAAAACGGCATCAACCTCAGCCTGAATACGCGGAAATATCCAAATCAGGCCAAGATCATGCACCCGTTTACAAAATTTCTTGTCAAGTGTTTGGACAGATTTACATCGGAACAGCAAGTAATAAGAAGGAGGCCAAGTCCAATGCTGCACAAGCTGCACTAGATGACATTGTTGGAAGCAACAAGATGAGCAATCAGTCGAAAAATATTGCCACAAGCAAAGGCACAACAACAACGAAACGTCCAGTTATGAAATTGACAAGACGTCCAGTTATAAAATTGACTGACGACAGTCAGAGTGAAGATGAAGAGATACAAGGACAGGAGGTCTCTCATGACGTTTTGGCTACTAAACAATCAGAAGCAGAAACTGTAAACAAAATGGTTAAAAAAGCGTACGAAACTGGCTGTGTACGTCCTGTGGATGGTTGTCGTGCATTACAATATGAAGACACGCTTAGAGAGCTGGCAAACTTTCTTGGATATCGGCTAACGTCCTCGACATTCTCACCG GACCATGAAACCGAAATGGTTGCGGTGGTTATGACTCTTCATCTTAACGAAGATACCCCTCTGATATGCCAACATTCCAGTTCCAAAGCCACAGAGAAAGAGGCACGAAACGATGCTGCATTGAGTATCCTCCTCAGCCTAACAGCCACCAACGATCCTACAAAGCAACAGTCATTCTAA
- the LOC134195507 gene encoding uncharacterized protein LOC134195507 isoform X4 — protein sequence METDGCQSPVLLFCHSSMKFLAERIVTSTTRKTSQKDGIARSVEFRDMINWDTFSDGWPDIFIDSVKDYAGQDVMFLASLHSPQVIFEQLSILYIFPRYLVKSFTVILPYFSTGTMERVDTEGQVATAKTLAKLLSMIPLSARGPAQLIMFDIHALQERFYFTDNIIPRLETAIPLLLQRLTELVDHKLVSIAFPDEGAHKRFHRLFSNYELITCIKVRNGMKRVVTLKEGNAVGRHVVIVDDLVKSGGTLQECAKALMTSGAKSVSAYVTHGVFPKESWRKFLPSNDETNIKFTHFWITDSLPSAADIAKHKPFELLSLSDIIADMLLAYDLKV from the exons ATGGAAACCGATGGGTGCCAGTCACCTGTGTTACTCTTCTGTCATAGCTCTATGAAGTTCCTGGCTGAGAGAATTGTGACATCAACCACAAGGAAGACGTCGCAA AAAGACGGCATTGCGAGATCTGTAGAGTTTCGTGACATGATCAACTGGGACACTTTCTCTGACGGCTGGCCGGACATTTTTATCGACTCGGTGAAGGATTACGCAGGACAAGATG TAATGTTTCTTGCAAGTTTACACTCACCACAAGTCATTTTTGAGCAACTGTCAATACTCTACATATTTCCAAG GTACCTTGTCAAATCCTTCACCGTTATTTTACCTTATTTTTCAACTGGGACAATGGAACGAGTTGACACAGAAGGACAAGTAGCTACAGCAAAG ACGTTGGCTAAATTGTTGTCTATGATACCATTGAGTGCACGTGGCCCAGCACAGTTGATTATGTTTGACATACATGCTTTACAAGAACGATTCTACTTCACTGATAACATTATTCCAAG GTTGGAAACAGCCATTCCATTGCTGCTGCAGCGTCTTACAGAGTTAGTAGATCACAAGCTAGTTAGCATTGCTTTTCCAGATGAAGGAGCCCACAAACGTTTCCACCGTTTGTTCTCCAACTATGAACTCATTACATGCATTAAAGTCCGCAATGGGATGAAACGTGTTGTTACATTGAAAGAAGGGAATGCAGTTGGAAGACATGTTGTTATTGTAGATGACTTGGTGAAAAGTGGGGGAACTCTTCAAGAGTGTGCAAAG GCATTAATGACAAGCGGCGCCAAGTCTGTGAGCGCCTACGTTACCCATGGTGTCTTTCCCAAAGAATCCTGGCGGAAGTTCCTCCCATCAAACGACgaaacaaacatcaaattcACACATTTCTGGATCACAGATTCTCTTCCATCAGCAGCAGACATAGCAAAACACAAACCATTTGAACTGCTCTCATTATCAGATATCATTGCTGACATGCTACTTGCATATGACCTCAAAGTATAG
- the LOC134195508 gene encoding anaphase-promoting complex subunit 10-like: MDFHDVEEEERYGAKLNEIGDEAVWSVSSCKVGFGVQQLRDGNLDSYWQSDGTQPHLIDIQFPRKTAIQELGVYTDFRIDESYTPSKISVRAGSHYHDLEEVTVVTLTEPVGWTTILLTNKHNQLCRAFHVQVAILANHQNGRDTHLRQIRVYTSPNDLSLEGFPPFTSQEFKMWSSVR, encoded by the exons ATGGATTTCCACGATGTCGAGGAAGAAGAACGTTATGGCGCAAAACTCAATGAAATAGGAGATGAGGCGGTCTGGTCGGTATCTTCGTGCAAAGTTGGATTTGGAGTCCAGCAGCTACGAGATGGTAACCTAGACAGCTACTGGCA ATCTGATGGCACGCAGCCGCATCTCATAGACATTCAGTTCCCGCGCAAAACTGCCATTCAG GAGTTAGGCGTTTATACTGACTTTCGTATTGATGAGAGTTATACTCCGAGTAAGATATCCGTCCGGGCTGGATCACACTACCATGATCTTGAG GAAGTGACTGTTGTCACACTCACCGAACCTGTAGGATGGACAACAATTTTGTTGACAAATAAGCATAACCA GCTGTGTCGTGCATTTCATGTCCAGGTTGCTATATTGGCAAACCACCAGAACGGCAGGGACACTCATTTGAGACAGATTAGAGTATACACCTCTCCCAA TGATCTCTCATTAGAAGGTTTTCCACCATTCACAAGTCAAGAATTCAAAATGTGGAGCTCAGTCCGGTAA